ATCAGCAGCACGGGGAGCCAAAATGTTCTTTATCTGAAAAAGATATATGAAACTTAAAGATGAGCTTTTAGAACTTGGATTATTCTGAAAGATCTGTTTTAGAACATCTAGGGTAAGTTACAAAGAGTGAACGTACCTGCCAAGAGTCGTATGCGGCATTAAGAATGAATACAGGAGTTCTAATCTGGCGAGCAACGTATTGCGGGAAGAAACACTGCCATTTTGTTGGTAATGATTATATGAGTAATATTTGAAGAGAGACACGAAAATGAATTTAAAAGAGATAACATGAATGTTTCTTACCATAGCAGGGGTCAATCTTGATGTGCATGTCCTCGGCAAATTCTTTGCTGATCCCTGAAAAAAGCATGAAATAAGTGTCACTATATAGAGGAGAAATAAGTGCCACTATAGAGGAGAAAGCAAATAAACACTTACATGTAGAGCAACCACATCTTTGAAGTATGATTTAATGTATTGAGCTCCTGAGACATCTCTTCTGAAAAAACATACCAACGAAATGTCTTTTTTTTGTTAGACTATAAATCACTGGTCTTTGTTAGTGACAGATAAAGAATGAAACAATTGTCTTACGTGTTGAGAAAGAAACCAGCATCTGAAAGACATTTTACTTTGGTACCCATCGGTAATAGAGCACGGAAACTGTCACAATGCATCAGTGAAGCTAACCCGCCAGCAGAACACCCAGACAAAACAGCCTGCCATAGTTTTTTCATCAACGTTTTAGATAACTTTTAAAGATCAAAAAGTTTGCAAAGAGTTTCTTGGAAGTTGGAGGAAAAGGAAAGCTAACATTCTCAGCGTTTCTCATGCCTTTAGCTAGCAACTCCTGCATAACGGCTAGCCAAACTCGAGCACCTCTGAAGTGAAGATTAGTAGCCTGATCAAATCACCATTTATGATTATCGAATAAGGAAGATTTTGATCTCTTCCTTTACAGCATTAAAAATATAAAAATCTCAAAGTGTTTTCTTGTTAATACTCACAGGGTTCACTGCTTGCACATCTCCGGTGAATGATGACCCGTCGCAGTATCTGACTTTCACTCTATTCCAATTGTAAAAATCTGCCATTTCCAAGAATCCACCATTCAAAACCCATTAGATAAAAATTTATAAATAAAAACAAACTTAGGTTTGATCAAGAGTTAGTAAAAAATTACCAGGATTATATTGTTTCTTATTGCTAAGAATAGCTGAGAACGCAAGATTCTCCACCATTTTCTTGGATGAACCTAGTCGAGTATGCATCCGACTAAGGCAGTTTGTTACATTATTACACCATCCTCCTCCCTAAAAATCAATCATTTCCACAAAATCTTCATTCCGAATCATCTCATAAGTATCACAAAGATCAAATTTTATATGAGCATCGGGTTAGCACAAGCAGGAACAAACAGAACACAAGAGAAACTAAATAAAGAAAAACAGAACAAGACCTCAAGCTGAATCAACCAGCTATTGATTCCAGTTCCAGAACCTCGGTGTAAATGATAAGCTGGTGGACTACCATCCAAACAAACTGCAACGTAATAATGAATTTCAATTATTAAACACACACAAAAAAAAAAAAAAAACTTTGACCAAATTAAAGATTATAGTATAAAAAACTCACCGGCCCCTCTTGCGACGGCGTTTCGAACAAATGTAATATTGACAAACAATCCTTCTGCTTTCAAGATTGCCAACGAACATACCACAAGAATCACCCATTGCTTGAAGTTGAACATTCTGGAACATGAAATTAAGTAATTAAAGAATACATAAAATAGAAGTACATGTAAAAAAGGAGAATAGCTAACGAAAATGGCAATTATAGTACCAAAAAGACAACTCTGTGCAAAGCAAAACAAAAGTACTTAAAAGAGAAGATCCGAACATAAGTAGACAAATCTCTTAGCTTAGATTAGATCCGAACTATCTGCGTACATCATTTTGTGTCTAAAATAAATGGTTTTTCAGTTTTTAGTAGATTTTAATTAGATTTCAATTCCAGCTAATAAAAACAAAAGAACAAAAAAATTCACCAGAAAGTTTTGATCAGGGCATTAGATTGTGTCAGGATGTTTTTTTTCCAGAAAGTAATGAAAGAACAAATCTTTTCCTCTACGTAGGAGAAATCAACGAGAAAGAATCACTGGGAAAAGAATAAAACTTTCTTGGACAGAAAGTTTCAGCCGCAATCGCACTTACTTGGAAACGTGGTTTCTCACAAAACCCAACTTGGGATTAGTCTGAACCTCCAAGTTTCGGTTTGCTAACTCGGAGGGTGACTCAGTTACTGCACATTGCCCGAAGACGCGAGTTCCGAGCAATGGCGGAAGAAGAAAGATTCACGGACGTAGTAACGCGCGTTTTGGATCCGACGTACAATGTTTGTGTGTGTGTGTTTTTCCCGGAACCCGAGAGCCGACACTGATTCGTTCGTTTTTTTGTTAAAAGAAAAAAAAAAACAGAGTATAATAAAACATGGTGGTGTGTACGACATGATGTGTTTATATACAGAATATATTTTCTGATTTTACCCGAAATTATTACTTCCTTACAAATTTATCCCTTTCTTTCTTTTAAAACCACACGATCGTTCACATTGACATAAATATATAAAAATTGTAAATCCATTGAGTTTCTGAAGTTTTTCATGAAATTTATTTCTTTCGATAGTTATATTTATCCGCAACACAAATATAGTTTTGATAGAATATATTACTTCAAATATCATTATAAATTATGAAATGTCAGTTTTAAATTTTAAGATTTATGTTATTATAAATTATAAATGCATAAATACCTCAAATATCTGTAACTTTTTTCAAAACAGTTTTGTTTTAATAAACTTTAAGATAAATAAATAAAATTATTTTAAGAATATACAAATACGTTATGATTTTAACTTATCATTGAAATTTGTAAATATAAAAGGGCAATTATCTCAAATATAAAATACATTAAGATTTTAATACCTCCTCCGTTTTTTAATATAAGTCGTTTTAGAGAAATTTTTATGTTCCAAATTATATGACGTTTTCGGTTTTCCATGTAAAATTTATTAACACTTAATGTTATATGATCAATGATAATATACCTTCTATTTTACTATTAGTTGATTTTTGGTTAAGTAAATAGTTAATGATGTTTTTGTTTAGAAAATATAAAAAATTAATGATTTTTTTAATATATGTACATAATTTTAAAACGACTTATATTAAAAAGACGGAAAGAGTATAAATACATTAAGATTTTAACTTATCATTAAATTTTGAAAATTTCGAAATCCTGACAGTTTATTAAATGACATCTGGTTTTATTGATTACTTGGTCCAAAGAAAACATTTGATGCTTGTGTTGGGTTAGCTAACAGATACAAAATATAAGGGGTATTAAAGATTAACATAAAAATAGGGGTCCCTGAAGAAGACTTCCATTAGTGGTTGACACTTGACGGGCAAAAAAAAAAAAGTTTTCGGTTAAAAGTGGGTTGGATAGGATCCGAACCGAATGTCGGGGGTGGGTGACGTGTTCCGGTCGGACCGGTAATGGTGTTGTTGAAATGTAACGAATCTTATCAGCTTCCAAATTACGCGTTCCGCAGCAACCACCGGTTGACGATTTGTTCAGGAACAAGGACTGTTTTGTCTTTTCATTTTTAAAATGGGTTGTGTTTTCTATATGCGACCTCACGGTAGCTTCAGTGATCGCAGCTTTTATGTATTTTTTTTTTTTGAGCAACTGCTTTTATGTATTCTATTTGATCTTATTCTTTCTTTTTTGTCATCTAATCTTATTCTTATTCATTTGATTCATTATAAAATCATTTGATTCATGTCATTTCTGTCAAATATGTACCAGTTAAGTCAAAATCTGGTGGAATAGTTAGGTAAGTATTTTACCATAAAATACACCAATTAACAAACAAAAGTTTTATACCCTAAAATGAATAAAAGACAAATCAAGAAAAAGTAATGGGAAAAAGAAAGAAGCGTCTCATCTTTTCGAAAAATTTTATTCGCCAGAATAATTTACAATCAGTGAGTAGTAAAAAAAGGTTAGCCTTTTCAAGAAACACAGCTGGTTTTATTAGAATAAATTAGAAATCAACCGAAAATTGGTAAGACAATACGATTGGTGGACATGTTTTCAATTTAAAACGTTGTGATACATGCATTAGTTAAATAGAAGTAAGCAAAACAAGGACCAAAGTGAATGTAACAGTTTCACCAACAAAAAAAAAAGTGAATGTAACAGCTAAACAACTAAGACAATTTGGTCCATCCGAACCTCAAAAGGGAACTAAGGTTATTCTTTTCGAAGCTTATATTATCTCCTAAAGCTAAATATATAACATTTATTAACAAAAGCTCATTACGTCTGAAATGCTTCAAACATATTTAGACGTTATTTATTAATGTCAAATCTCTTATGGAGTTTATAACTACCTGCTGAATTAAATAAGATATACAACTCTACCTATCTCACCAAAAAAAAAAAACAATCATCATTATTTTAATAGACAATAATTCACTAATTATTCCAAATCTTATAAATTTATATATCAACATGATAGTTGGTAATAACCCAAACAATTTTTTTTTTTAACTTTGTATAAAAGCTGGTATAGAATTAGTATAGCCAACACTTGATGACATGAAATTATGTCTACTGACATATTAATATTTTGAAACGACCAATCAAGAAATATAATCATACTTCTAAATTTATTATTTTTTCTAAGAAAACTTTATTTAATTGTTTTCATAAAACCCTTTAGTTAAACGTTGATTTTCAAATAACTTCCAAATAATTTTTAGGGTCGATATAATGAAACCATTGCGTAAAACATTCTCAAAACTAATGTTCTTTACTATATACTAGGTGATAACCCGCACCTTGCGCGGGATGAGATTATTATTTTTGGTATTTACAAGATAAAAAGACATAAAGTCTGTTAAATGTAGACATCAGTTTGATTGTATGTTGAATTTTATTGTATTTTACTCCGTTAAAATATAAGAATCATTCGAAAGTCTTATTTATTTTGATTTGGAGAATTCAGAAAAGTGCTGGAGGTTAACGATGAAGAATATTGTAGAAGAAGTCTTATAAATAAAAAACTCAATTTTATTAAAATGCATAAAGATAAAACTGATTATACGATTTAAGTCTATTGCCATAAACTAAGTTTTTGAAATATATGCAAATAATCCCCTATTCATAATTAACTCAATCACGCATATTATCAAAATAGGCAACCGTCATATAGTAAACTTGAAATAACCGTACATAAGCGTGGTTTATCTTCGTTGATTTCAATAGACGTTCCAACTCGGAACCGACCGGTTCGATTCGGTAAACCCACAATCAGAAGTTCCAACTTGGAACTTATAACAGTTGCGTATGAATATAACTTTTTTTTTGTTTTTACGTTTCTCTTAGCCATTCATCTACAACAAACTGCACAACACAAGAAAAAAAAAGAGACTCTTCTAGTTTAGTTTGAAAGCTGTGTGTTTATCCTATATATTTTGTACCGATTATCAACTCTTTTCCAGAATATGCAGAGCCGTGCTCACCTTATCAATTTTGGGGCATTGGCCCCAGGTCCTCTCTCACATTAGTACATTTTGGGGCCTCCATATTCATAAATCATATAATCAATATATGATAATATGATAAAAACTATAATTATCTCTTAATACTTTTCAATAATATGACCATTTCTGCTTAGTTGTTGTGAATATTAATTTCATTGTATATTTTTTTATTTTGAATGTCAAAAACATTTTCCTGCATATAATTTGAGTTTGTATATACAATTTTCAGTTGTAACAAAAATATAACTTTTGCCATTAATTTTCATAAGATTAATTTTTCTTAAAAATAATTTTAAAATATAAGATAAGAAAAAAATTTATTTTCTGGTTCGTATTAAAAATAATTAATACGCATATTTGATATAAAATAAATTGTTTTTGCCCTAGGCCCCTAATAGCCTTCGCACGTCACTGAGAATATGCATGATCTCATAAGACTTCGACCCTTTTTCCTTCGCATGCACCGCCTCCATTAATTTGTACGTGATAATAAAGAATAAACAGTATGCTTAAAAGAACGTATGGTAGGTAAGAGTGTGCTGGCCAGCCATGCAAACGTAAAATTATTATCATTGGCAATATAAAATTTTTATCATTTGTGTTTGTGAGCTTGACGAAAGAAAGGGGAGAAGAGTTCGTGAGCTGCAGTAGTTTGTAATAACGATAATTCTAAGTTTGACGAAACAATGGGAGAAGAGTTCTATTTTTGACAGTAATAATCAACAGCTACGCACAAAGATGCAAAAGAAGTCGCCTCACAAAGCTGATCTAATGAACATAAACTTATAGGTTCTCTTCTCCTCTTCAAGACTTCAGTAATGGACTAACGGATGCGTTGGATTTCTCACAGGTTCAGTCGAGAAACACAGTTCTTTTCATCTCAGTTTGCGTGACGCTGGTCCACGACTAAAGTCCCCATCTCAAGAACCTCGCCGAGAATAACCTAGATGGATCGCCGTGTAGGCCATGCAAAGAAGGAAGAAGGGACTTCTATATTCAGTAGACTAACAGATGTGTTGAATTTCTCTATTTTGTCTTAAAACACAGTTCTTTTCATCTCAGTTTGCAATTTATAATCCTTTTTGTCTATAAAAATTGTCATCACCTGATGTCTGATGAGATATGTTGAAACCTCGAAGGTGTGAAAAAAATTATAAACTGTTTAGAAAGTGTTTCAATCCTCAGGCTAGTTTATAATCAAAAGCTCGTTAAGAAGATCACACAAAAAAAAACGCCAAGATACTCCAGAAGATGGAAAATAAGGAAACAAAGATGTGAGAGTGTCTCTCGAAACGACACGTGTCAATATTAGTGTGAACGCATTAATTGCAATGCTCCTCTTTTAATATATAAGGGATTTTATAATCTATTGGAACATAGTAAAGCAATTAATACCATTTGTTCGGCGACATCAGAGAATGTATTCAGTTCTCTAACATGCCATATGGTTATGGTTCATGTATCATTGTCAATGATTAAGTGGAAGCAACGAGCCGCACTTAAATCTTGATTTCTTATCTAACGAATACATTATATTGAGTAAAATCAATCGGATGAG
This sequence is a window from Brassica oleracea var. oleracea cultivar TO1000 chromosome C1, BOL, whole genome shotgun sequence. Protein-coding genes within it:
- the LOC106333231 gene encoding pectin acetylesterase 8, whose translation is MFNFKQWVILVVCSLAILKAEGLFVNITFVRNAVARGAVCLDGSPPAYHLHRGSGTGINSWLIQLEGGGWCNNVTNCLSRMHTRLGSSKKMVENLAFSAILSNKKQYNPDFYNWNRVKVRYCDGSSFTGDVQAVNPATNLHFRGARVWLAVMQELLAKGMRNAENAVLSGCSAGGLASLMHCDSFRALLPMGTKVKCLSDAGFFLNTRDVSGAQYIKSYFKDVVALHGSAKNLPRTCTSRLTPAMCFFPQYVARQIRTPVFILNAAYDSWQIKNILAPRAADPYGKWQSCQLDIKNCQPNQLKVMQDFRLEFLSAVIGLGRSSSRGMFIDSCYTHCQTETQTSWFWQDSPILNRTTIAKAVGDWVYDRKLFQKIDCPYPCNPTCHHRVFTPQDAPPI